One stretch of Schlesneria sp. DSM 10557 DNA includes these proteins:
- the nuoD gene encoding NADH dehydrogenase (quinone) subunit D, with product MPFEVSDLAELDAPDKEYLWTLNFGPQHPATHTTLRLVLTLDGETVVNAVPHIGYLHSGFEKLGEHLDFNQYVTIVDRMNYISPLHNEISWHHAVEKLLGIELTPRCKYLRTILAELMRIQDHLLNTGTCALDLGGFTAFLYFFRQRELIYDIVETASGQRFHTSYTRVGGVAFDVNNAWVDKVRSFVKGFAAVHDEVHRLLTRNRIFIERVKGIGYLSTEDAINMGVTGPLARASGVLRDLRKDEPYLAYPDLDFKVIASKDGDCYARYLVRMQEMLESIKIIEQCIENIPEGPVNVDAGSKAVIPAKPAVYRSIEGLIQHFEVMMPNRGFPTPKEEIYAATESPNGELGYYIVGDGSPRSYRARTRPPSYIHFATFPHIIKNHQLSDVVAVLGSLNIIAAELDR from the coding sequence ATGCCTTTTGAAGTTTCTGATCTCGCTGAATTGGATGCCCCCGATAAAGAGTATCTCTGGACACTCAACTTCGGACCTCAACATCCTGCTACGCACACCACCCTCCGTCTGGTACTGACGCTGGATGGTGAGACCGTAGTCAACGCGGTGCCACACATTGGATATCTCCACTCCGGGTTTGAAAAACTCGGTGAGCATCTCGATTTCAATCAGTACGTCACCATTGTGGACCGGATGAATTACATTTCTCCGCTTCACAATGAGATTTCGTGGCACCACGCTGTCGAGAAGCTGCTCGGAATCGAACTGACTCCTCGGTGTAAGTATCTGCGAACGATCCTCGCCGAATTAATGCGAATTCAGGACCACCTGCTGAACACCGGCACCTGTGCGCTGGACCTGGGTGGTTTCACAGCGTTCCTTTACTTCTTCCGTCAGCGCGAACTGATCTACGACATTGTCGAAACTGCCTCGGGCCAGCGCTTCCACACGAGCTATACCCGAGTGGGTGGCGTCGCTTTCGACGTCAATAATGCCTGGGTCGACAAGGTTCGCAGCTTCGTCAAGGGATTCGCAGCGGTTCACGACGAAGTCCATCGGCTGCTGACCCGCAACCGCATTTTCATCGAGCGAGTCAAAGGAATCGGTTACCTGAGCACCGAAGATGCCATCAACATGGGCGTCACCGGTCCACTCGCCCGAGCCAGCGGCGTCCTGCGTGACTTACGTAAGGACGAACCGTATCTGGCGTACCCTGACCTCGACTTCAAGGTTATCGCCTCGAAAGACGGCGATTGCTACGCACGTTATCTCGTCCGCATGCAGGAAATGCTCGAAAGCATCAAGATCATCGAGCAGTGCATCGAGAACATCCCTGAAGGACCGGTCAACGTCGACGCCGGAAGCAAGGCTGTCATCCCGGCGAAACCAGCGGTCTATCGAAGTATCGAAGGCCTGATCCAGCACTTCGAAGTCATGATGCCCAACCGCGGGTTTCCAACTCCGAAGGAAGAAATCTACGCAGCGACCGAATCGCCGAACGGTGAACTCGGTTATTACATTGTTGGCGATGGCAGTCCTCGTTCCTATCGCGCACGGACACGACCACCCAGCTACATCCACTTTGCAACCTTCCCGCACATCATCAAGAACCATCAGCTCAGTGATGTCGTTGCGGTATTGGGTAGCCTGAATATCATCGCTGCTGAACTGGATCGGTAA
- a CDS encoding NADH-quinone oxidoreductase subunit C, giving the protein MSAEEALKATYPGDELTFSQFRDNRRVVVPAGKLFEILAFLKNEQHFDMLSEITAVDYLEYEGAKDRFGVVYVLVNTKTGERLILKTHVNDPEPLLPSVYSLWKSADWLEREVYDMFGIRFSGHPDLRRILTPDEFTAYPLRKDYPLKGRGERHNFPVITRAES; this is encoded by the coding sequence ATGTCTGCTGAAGAGGCCTTGAAGGCAACATATCCCGGCGATGAACTGACTTTCAGTCAGTTTCGTGACAATCGACGCGTGGTCGTTCCAGCAGGAAAGCTGTTTGAAATCCTGGCTTTTCTGAAAAACGAGCAGCACTTCGACATGCTGTCAGAGATCACCGCCGTCGACTACCTCGAGTACGAGGGAGCGAAAGACCGGTTCGGCGTGGTCTATGTCCTCGTCAACACGAAAACGGGCGAACGTCTGATCCTGAAGACGCACGTGAATGATCCCGAGCCGCTGCTTCCATCGGTCTATTCCCTGTGGAAATCGGCCGACTGGCTGGAACGTGAAGTTTATGACATGTTCGGAATCCGGTTCTCGGGCCACCCCGATTTGCGGCGAATTCTGACCCCGGACGAATTCACGGCTTATCCGCTGCGAAAAGACTACCCGCTGAAAGGCCGCGGCGAGCGTCACAACTTCCCTGTGATCACTCGCGCCGAAAGCTGA
- a CDS encoding NADH-quinone oxidoreductase subunit B, whose protein sequence is MAMKDVPDNVFMTSLDAAASWARSNSLWPMPFATACCGIELMATASSRFDLARFGAEVMRFSPRQCDLMIVAGRVAMKMLPVLQRIWLQMPEPKWCISMGACACTGGVFDTYAVVQGVDRFIPVDLYVPGCPPRPEQLMAGIIALQDKIKNGGTLNGTEFGKRTQPTGPAPFDLDELIRIREANEKLVALN, encoded by the coding sequence ATGGCGATGAAAGACGTTCCCGACAATGTCTTTATGACAAGTCTGGATGCGGCAGCAAGTTGGGCCCGATCCAACAGCCTCTGGCCAATGCCGTTTGCCACCGCCTGCTGTGGTATTGAACTGATGGCAACGGCATCTTCCCGCTTCGACCTCGCCCGGTTCGGTGCCGAAGTCATGCGATTCAGTCCACGTCAATGCGATCTCATGATCGTCGCGGGACGCGTCGCCATGAAGATGCTTCCCGTGCTCCAGCGTATCTGGCTGCAGATGCCCGAACCCAAGTGGTGCATCAGCATGGGCGCTTGCGCCTGCACCGGCGGTGTGTTCGACACCTATGCCGTGGTGCAAGGAGTCGACCGCTTCATTCCCGTCGATCTTTACGTTCCCGGCTGTCCTCCCCGTCCTGAGCAATTGATGGCAGGCATCATCGCCTTGCAGGACAAAATCAAGAACGGGGGCACCCTGAACGGAACTGAGTTTGGCAAACGAACCCAGCCAACAGGTCCCGCTCCATTCGATCTGGATGAACTCATTCGCATCCGCGAAGCGAACGAAAAACTTGTTGCGTTGAACTGA
- a CDS encoding NADH-quinone oxidoreductase subunit A, with product MESSYPILLFVGVLVGFVITNLTIIHIVGPRKKTAVKQMPYESGMDPVGDARQPFDVKFYLVAILFLVFDVELLFLYPWAVAGYLDDSTGANPVGVPVELRGTVFGVMLVFMSTLAIAYVYAWRKGVFKWR from the coding sequence ATGGAAAGTTCGTATCCGATACTGCTGTTCGTCGGGGTTTTGGTGGGGTTCGTCATCACGAACCTGACCATCATCCACATCGTCGGCCCTCGCAAGAAAACGGCTGTAAAACAGATGCCGTACGAGTCGGGGATGGATCCAGTCGGCGATGCACGTCAGCCTTTTGACGTCAAGTTTTATCTGGTCGCCATTCTGTTCCTCGTGTTTGACGTGGAACTCTTGTTTTTGTACCCATGGGCCGTTGCGGGTTACCTCGACGACTCGACAGGCGCTAATCCCGTAGGCGTTCCTGTCGAATTGCGAGGCACTGTGTTCGGTGTCATGCTGGTCTTTATGTCGACACTCGCAATTGCGTACGTCTACGCATGGCGAAAAGGGGTCTTCAAATGGCGATGA
- a CDS encoding HEAT repeat domain-containing protein, which translates to MLLTDKRRFAMLYRIFTYVMVFTIAIVSTACAEIVPDFLMESDPDCRPLPPAPVQPMPKHLQLWFEVLKRPETDYQRMAAESISLAHKKGVPDLLQAIPTLETILTTESTHPAARYAAARALITLDSRDSASKLLEWSQKGGSDLRQLVEPALADWDFEPIRTVWKERLDASNKQHRRELLLAVRGLARVQEVSALPTLRNIALDVARSPDIRLAAAAAAGALAETGLESDAQLLQAEKRKSPIINRRCAIHLLQRHTSEAAIKSLLELATEQEPTLAAAALERLNQIDSHLVLPLAEGAMKNLDANVRMQGAIAYIKLPTTDRIPALAELLNDLHPGIRQHVSTELLRLAQDPALDETIRSTSMAIAQRDQWQGQEQSALLLGSLEHQPASTRFVELLESERREVMVSSAWALRKIADPATASAIVDKIRRQTIARKNVYPAGLDQQVAHLLEACGKMQVKQAERDMIGYIPKVGAMGERSRGAAIWALGKLHTGTPDPTVAELLIDRVNDEGTMPPEFILIKQLSIVSLGRMKAQEYAPEFRNLLEKGNSNDAISLARRWALKELTGEEYPLPEADPIGPGTWFLNPLVRAQTNSP; encoded by the coding sequence ATGCTGTTAACTGACAAGAGACGATTTGCCATGTTGTATCGTATCTTCACTTACGTAATGGTCTTCACCATCGCAATCGTGTCGACGGCCTGCGCTGAAATCGTGCCTGATTTCCTGATGGAGTCAGACCCGGATTGCCGACCGCTGCCGCCGGCCCCGGTCCAGCCGATGCCGAAGCACCTTCAGTTGTGGTTTGAAGTTCTGAAGCGGCCCGAGACGGACTATCAGCGGATGGCCGCCGAATCGATCTCGCTTGCGCACAAAAAGGGAGTACCAGACCTGCTCCAGGCGATTCCTACTCTCGAAACCATTCTCACAACCGAATCAACGCATCCCGCGGCTCGCTATGCCGCGGCCCGAGCTTTGATCACGCTTGATTCACGCGATTCCGCCAGCAAGCTGCTGGAATGGTCCCAGAAGGGGGGATCCGATCTGCGGCAACTCGTTGAGCCGGCGCTGGCGGACTGGGATTTCGAACCGATTCGCACTGTCTGGAAGGAACGACTGGACGCATCGAACAAGCAGCATCGTCGCGAACTGCTGCTGGCGGTCCGAGGCCTCGCCCGAGTTCAGGAAGTGAGCGCCCTGCCAACGCTTAGAAACATCGCTCTTGATGTCGCTCGATCTCCCGATATTCGTCTCGCGGCTGCGGCTGCGGCCGGTGCACTGGCGGAAACCGGCCTTGAGTCCGACGCGCAGTTGCTTCAGGCAGAGAAACGGAAGTCCCCGATTATTAATCGCCGCTGCGCCATCCATCTGCTCCAGCGTCACACCAGTGAAGCCGCAATCAAGTCGCTGCTGGAACTCGCAACCGAACAGGAACCCACACTCGCAGCGGCCGCCCTCGAGCGACTCAACCAGATCGACTCTCATCTGGTGCTGCCACTTGCCGAGGGGGCGATGAAAAATCTGGACGCCAATGTCCGGATGCAGGGGGCCATTGCCTACATCAAGCTGCCGACGACCGACCGAATCCCCGCGCTGGCAGAGCTGCTGAATGACCTTCATCCGGGAATTCGGCAGCATGTGTCTACGGAGCTACTCCGACTGGCCCAGGATCCCGCGCTTGACGAAACGATTCGATCTACATCCATGGCCATCGCGCAGCGTGATCAGTGGCAGGGACAGGAACAATCCGCCTTGTTACTCGGGTCCCTCGAACACCAGCCTGCCTCAACTCGATTCGTCGAACTGCTGGAATCAGAGCGGCGCGAGGTGATGGTGAGTTCCGCCTGGGCCTTACGCAAGATTGCCGACCCTGCGACGGCTTCCGCCATCGTGGATAAGATTCGCAGACAGACCATCGCGCGCAAGAACGTCTATCCCGCGGGGCTCGATCAGCAAGTCGCCCACCTCCTGGAGGCGTGCGGAAAAATGCAGGTCAAACAGGCCGAGCGGGACATGATCGGGTACATCCCCAAAGTCGGAGCCATGGGTGAGCGTTCGCGAGGAGCGGCGATCTGGGCCTTGGGCAAGTTACACACGGGAACGCCGGATCCCACCGTGGCCGAGCTGCTCATCGATCGCGTGAACGACGAAGGGACGATGCCTCCAGAGTTCATTCTGATCAAACAATTGAGCATCGTGTCGCTGGGGCGGATGAAAGCCCAAGAGTACGCGCCGGAATTTCGGAACCTTCTCGAAAAAGGGAATTCTAACGATGCCATTTCACTCGCAAGGCGGTGGGCATTAAAAGAACTCACAGGGGAGGAATATCCTTTACCGGAAGCGGATCCGATCGGCCCAGGAACGTGGTTTCTCAATCCACTGGTCCGTGCTCAGACCAATTCTCCCTGA
- a CDS encoding ABC transporter permease, which translates to MLKAMVLRELTTLLRRRRMMTLQCGLVILFAVLVALRWPTDARVALSGSRSQQVFQLFAYGLLATLLLLLPVFPATSIIREKIQGTLALLLNTPLGPARIFFGKLAAVLAFAGIILVMSLPAASACYAMGGLSLYNDIGKVYQLLVLVAVQYAVLGLLVSSYASSIDSAVRITYGVVLCLCILTLGPHYFFQGTNGTLADLGEVLRSLSPFAVMLSLTGAGDLGSQGLLSHKDLLGQFTIASLIISVVASIWTMSRLNHTIFDKARAAGTISDDQPGAVQYFRRLFFLVDPQRRSKGISGLVNPVMMKEFRCRRFGRLHWLLRLVAFCAVLSLALTYATTAGTFNWGVETIGGIMVVMQVALVVLVTPSMSAGLLSSERESRGWQLLQATPMSITRIVWGKLLSVLLPLMLILCATLPGYLIMVYIEPGMSQQVTRVVVCLAATAVFAMLLSAAVGSLFSQTAPATAGAYGLLLSICALPLLVWLGRDAPFGHKTVETALTVNPIAAALSVIRMPGFQNYSLIPANWWILGIGSVLSLAVLLMQTYRISRPK; encoded by the coding sequence ATGCTTAAAGCGATGGTGTTACGAGAACTCACGACACTGCTGCGTCGCCGACGAATGATGACACTGCAATGCGGGCTGGTCATCCTCTTCGCCGTCCTCGTCGCGCTGCGGTGGCCCACGGATGCACGGGTCGCCCTGTCGGGAAGCCGATCACAGCAGGTCTTTCAGCTATTTGCTTATGGCCTGCTGGCGACGCTGCTGCTACTGCTGCCCGTCTTTCCCGCAACCAGCATCATCCGCGAAAAGATTCAGGGAACGCTCGCGCTGCTGCTCAATACACCCCTCGGCCCGGCTCGAATCTTCTTCGGGAAGCTGGCAGCGGTGCTCGCCTTCGCAGGAATCATCCTCGTGATGAGTCTTCCAGCCGCGAGTGCCTGCTACGCCATGGGGGGACTGTCTCTCTACAACGACATTGGCAAAGTCTATCAGCTACTGGTGCTGGTCGCCGTTCAGTACGCAGTGCTGGGCCTGCTGGTCAGCAGTTACGCCAGTTCGATCGATTCCGCTGTCCGGATCACCTACGGTGTCGTCCTGTGTCTGTGCATTCTGACGCTTGGTCCTCATTATTTCTTTCAGGGAACCAATGGGACACTGGCAGATCTCGGTGAAGTACTGCGCAGCCTCTCTCCGTTTGCAGTGATGCTCTCACTGACAGGAGCGGGTGACTTAGGCAGTCAGGGATTGCTGTCGCACAAAGACCTGCTCGGGCAGTTCACGATCGCCTCACTGATCATCTCGGTGGTGGCATCGATCTGGACGATGTCTCGACTGAATCACACCATCTTCGACAAGGCGCGGGCCGCAGGAACGATCAGCGATGATCAGCCCGGCGCGGTCCAGTACTTCCGTCGACTCTTCTTTCTGGTGGATCCACAGCGCCGTTCCAAAGGCATTTCCGGGCTTGTGAATCCCGTCATGATGAAGGAATTCCGTTGCCGTCGCTTTGGCAGACTGCACTGGCTGTTGCGTCTCGTCGCATTCTGTGCCGTCCTGTCTCTCGCCCTCACCTACGCGACCACAGCGGGAACTTTCAACTGGGGCGTGGAAACCATCGGTGGCATCATGGTTGTGATGCAGGTGGCCCTGGTCGTACTCGTCACTCCCAGTATGTCCGCTGGTCTGTTGAGCAGCGAACGCGAAAGCCGGGGCTGGCAACTCCTGCAGGCAACCCCCATGTCCATCACGCGGATCGTCTGGGGCAAGTTGCTCAGCGTTCTGCTGCCGCTGATGTTGATCCTGTGCGCAACATTGCCCGGCTATCTGATCATGGTTTACATCGAACCGGGAATGAGTCAACAGGTCACCCGAGTCGTGGTTTGCCTCGCTGCCACAGCGGTGTTCGCCATGTTGTTAAGTGCCGCTGTTGGCAGCCTCTTCTCCCAGACAGCCCCCGCCACGGCCGGAGCTTATGGCCTCCTGCTGTCGATTTGCGCGCTGCCGCTGCTCGTGTGGCTGGGCAGAGATGCTCCATTCGGCCACAAAACTGTTGAAACGGCACTGACGGTCAACCCGATCGCAGCAGCTCTGTCCGTCATACGGATGCCCGGATTTCAAAACTATTCATTGATCCCTGCAAACTGGTGGATTCTGGGGATTGGCTCAGTCCTTTCGCTGGCCGTTCTGCTGATGCAGACGTATCGAATCTCGCGGCCAAAGTAA
- a CDS encoding ABC transporter ATP-binding protein: protein MKSNPPSETANDTPVVELRNLTKEYGSFRALNDLTLTLNAGQILGLIGPNGAGKTTAIKILVGLIRPTSGTASIAGVDCVRESAKIKRLVGYMPDKFGSYDNMRVREYLDFFGAAFGIAPGPRSKRINEVMATTGTEYMKDRFVESLSHGMQQRVGLARTLLHDPKVLILDEPVNGLDPQARIEMRDLLIQLARQGKTLMVTSHILPELTRICDRVAIMTHGTLRAFGTVAEIGRQVSQQRTIESQLVSAEQVPQAGNIIRQAIEPGADVVESPAEATVRFRTALPEAELSSVLAQLVQSGIRVTQFREVQTDLEEAFMSFTRPPVAVASKPVKAGGPVHA, encoded by the coding sequence ATGAAATCGAATCCACCGTCCGAAACAGCAAATGACACCCCCGTTGTAGAACTGCGGAACCTGACGAAAGAGTACGGTTCGTTCAGAGCACTGAATGACCTGACCCTGACACTGAACGCGGGACAGATCCTTGGTCTGATTGGCCCCAACGGGGCGGGAAAGACGACCGCGATCAAGATTCTCGTCGGTCTGATTCGACCGACATCGGGAACAGCCAGCATTGCCGGTGTCGACTGCGTCCGTGAATCGGCCAAGATCAAGCGTCTGGTGGGGTATATGCCCGACAAGTTCGGCTCTTACGACAACATGCGCGTGCGGGAATATCTGGACTTCTTCGGGGCCGCGTTCGGAATCGCGCCCGGGCCTCGGTCAAAACGAATTAACGAGGTCATGGCGACAACCGGAACCGAGTACATGAAGGATCGCTTTGTCGAAAGTCTGAGCCACGGGATGCAACAGCGTGTCGGTCTCGCCCGCACGCTGCTGCACGATCCCAAGGTTCTGATCCTCGACGAACCCGTCAACGGCCTTGATCCCCAGGCCCGTATCGAGATGCGAGATTTGCTGATTCAACTCGCACGTCAGGGGAAGACTTTGATGGTGACCAGCCACATTCTTCCCGAGCTGACACGCATTTGTGATCGTGTCGCCATCATGACGCACGGAACCCTGCGTGCCTTTGGAACTGTTGCGGAAATTGGACGCCAGGTCAGCCAGCAACGGACCATCGAATCTCAACTCGTCTCGGCAGAACAGGTGCCGCAAGCGGGCAACATCATCCGGCAAGCCATCGAGCCCGGTGCTGATGTTGTTGAATCCCCCGCCGAAGCCACGGTCCGCTTCCGCACAGCACTACCGGAGGCCGAACTCAGTTCGGTCCTGGCGCAACTGGTTCAATCGGGGATCCGGGTCACACAGTTCCGCGAAGTGCAGACAGACCTGGAAGAAGCCTTCATGTCCTTCACACGCCCCCCCGTGGCCGTTGCGTCCAAGCCAGTGAAAGCGGGAGGTCCCGTTCATGCTTAA
- a CDS encoding HEAT repeat domain-containing protein, with translation MFGSHGGHGHHGALGCAAPAANCVGGGAGNYGPACAAPAANCGPAAAPAYAGPATSCAPAAGPACAAPAANCGPAAGPGCAAPAATCVAASNCSGTPACGSHFGGGFLKGLFGKHHGASGCAATCAAPGATSCTAVDTRCCNADPCEIAKLIYTSQTACYARQRAAALRKLGNRYDCICNPEIMSAFVYGLNDADERVRATAAKEIGDQTRKNCCCSPEVVAALTCALADCDRGVRRKAERALRSCGYDIVDGNCDTCVATGCSNGGCAPVGGSVPSLSPSSEPVSPAPVPPIEKTGSRKGHLSNVLGMRF, from the coding sequence TTGTTCGGTTCACATGGTGGCCACGGCCACCACGGTGCCCTGGGTTGTGCTGCTCCTGCTGCCAACTGTGTTGGTGGCGGTGCAGGAAACTACGGCCCCGCTTGTGCCGCTCCTGCCGCTAACTGTGGTCCTGCAGCTGCTCCCGCTTACGCTGGTCCAGCAACCAGCTGTGCTCCTGCCGCCGGTCCCGCTTGTGCTGCTCCTGCAGCGAACTGCGGTCCTGCTGCGGGTCCCGGCTGTGCAGCTCCTGCTGCAACTTGTGTTGCCGCTTCGAACTGCTCAGGAACGCCAGCTTGTGGCAGCCACTTCGGTGGTGGATTCCTGAAGGGATTGTTCGGCAAGCACCACGGTGCTTCCGGCTGTGCCGCAACCTGTGCCGCTCCTGGTGCGACCTCTTGCACCGCGGTTGACACTCGCTGCTGCAACGCAGATCCCTGCGAAATTGCTAAGCTGATCTATACGTCCCAGACCGCTTGCTACGCACGTCAACGGGCTGCAGCTCTTCGCAAGCTTGGCAATCGCTATGATTGCATCTGCAACCCCGAGATCATGAGTGCATTCGTCTACGGGCTGAATGATGCTGACGAACGAGTTCGTGCTACCGCTGCTAAGGAAATTGGCGATCAGACCCGCAAGAACTGCTGCTGCAGCCCAGAAGTTGTCGCAGCTCTGACCTGTGCTCTTGCTGACTGTGATCGTGGTGTCCGACGCAAAGCTGAACGTGCTCTTCGCTCTTGCGGATACGACATCGTCGACGGTAACTGCGACACCTGCGTCGCAACCGGTTGCAGCAACGGTGGCTGTGCACCAGTCGGTGGTTCGGTTCCTTCGCTGAGCCCTTCGTCAGAACCAGTTTCGCCAGCACCTGTTCCTCCGATCGAAAAGACGGGATCTCGCAAGGGCCACCTGTCCAACGTTCTGGGAATGCGGTTCTAA
- a CDS encoding extracellular solute-binding protein — MTPFFLAMTAGCPSDPPPTSNVSQQLRGQELEIVTPQSLNLPGRWEVMLQEWSSQTGATTRISEYDEAEGFPNLSDLSPESGGRLVLVPFRQFNLADRHLSRLTTIDTRDIFKGLRERTLSREREVIAIPVSAPLLVVYYRADLLRTAGLKAPETWDQYAQLIDTLDQWANGLVAVEPLSVDSRATTFFARALAYCKHPENYSVWFDIDTAKPTLNSPGFIEALEVAGRVWNKLPREAVSYSPADCRNQILAGKAAIGLTFEPSNSSAEAASPEETSVLRAEGIEIGICRLPGSRRVYNRNSKKWDAIPTGSVHAPALCGFSGLIAGVVLPPDRAQESAALQFIESLNSSPLFEEAFANLPKSPCRESQLELAPNWYTPSLQSEEASQYVDAVAQSLRDSELVYELPVIGANDFRAVTSEILGQFLEGQLDAAATADRLQESFTAIVDRLGSEAVRDSHRRGLGMSPLMKK; from the coding sequence TTGACCCCATTTTTCCTCGCGATGACGGCAGGTTGCCCGTCAGATCCCCCGCCGACCTCAAATGTCTCACAACAACTGCGCGGGCAGGAACTGGAAATCGTCACCCCGCAGTCCCTCAATCTCCCCGGCCGATGGGAGGTGATGCTTCAGGAATGGTCGTCCCAAACCGGAGCAACGACTCGCATTTCTGAATACGACGAAGCCGAGGGGTTCCCCAATCTGTCCGACCTTTCTCCAGAATCGGGCGGTCGCCTGGTTCTGGTCCCCTTTCGCCAGTTCAATCTGGCCGATCGCCACCTTTCGCGACTGACTACAATCGATACCCGGGATATTTTTAAAGGGTTAAGGGAGCGTACCCTGTCTCGAGAACGGGAGGTCATTGCGATTCCAGTCTCTGCCCCGTTGCTTGTGGTCTATTACCGCGCCGATCTTTTGAGGACGGCAGGACTTAAGGCCCCGGAGACGTGGGACCAGTACGCCCAATTGATCGACACGCTCGATCAGTGGGCCAATGGGTTGGTGGCAGTCGAGCCGCTCAGCGTGGATTCTCGAGCCACCACATTCTTTGCACGCGCTCTCGCCTACTGCAAACACCCGGAAAACTATTCGGTCTGGTTCGATATCGATACCGCCAAACCGACCCTGAATTCCCCCGGTTTCATCGAAGCACTGGAAGTCGCGGGCAGAGTCTGGAACAAACTTCCCCGGGAAGCGGTGTCTTATTCCCCCGCCGACTGCCGCAATCAGATTCTGGCCGGAAAAGCCGCAATCGGACTGACATTTGAGCCGTCGAATTCGTCTGCGGAGGCAGCCTCCCCAGAAGAGACCTCAGTGCTTCGAGCTGAAGGAATTGAGATCGGAATCTGTCGCCTGCCGGGATCGAGACGTGTCTACAACCGCAACTCGAAGAAGTGGGACGCGATTCCAACAGGGTCCGTCCACGCCCCGGCTCTGTGCGGATTCTCGGGACTCATCGCCGGAGTAGTTCTTCCCCCTGATCGAGCGCAGGAATCCGCGGCTCTCCAGTTCATCGAAAGCTTAAATTCGTCGCCCCTCTTCGAGGAAGCGTTTGCGAATTTGCCCAAAAGCCCCTGTCGTGAGTCCCAACTGGAACTGGCACCCAACTGGTATACCCCGTCGCTTCAGTCAGAAGAGGCGAGTCAATACGTCGACGCGGTCGCTCAGTCGCTGCGTGACTCAGAACTTGTTTATGAACTTCCGGTCATCGGAGCAAATGACTTCCGCGCAGTGACGTCCGAGATCCTGGGACAATTCCTTGAAGGACAGCTCGATGCAGCAGCAACCGCAGATCGGTTGCAAGAGTCTTTCACCGCCATTGTGGACAGACTGGGTTCCGAAGCGGTTCGCGATTCCCATCGACGAGGCCTGGGGATGTCACCCCTGATGAAGAAATGA
- a CDS encoding sulfite exporter TauE/SafE family protein: MDAQLVFLCSAALVAGAINSVAGGGTLLTFPALTWILGPSAASAVIASATSTVALFPGSLAATWGYRREIASQRRWIMPLMVPSLVGGSLGTWLVVSQKDAIFQEMVPWLILLASALFLLQPTISRWTGIGGHHVMPTTTTMACIIAFQSLIALYGGYFGAGIGILMLSSLALIGISDIHHMNALKSLLASAINGTSVAVFVYNGKVDWSYAVPMIFAGIAGGFIGASIARKLDQNAVRWVVVCIGFGLATYYFTRVYLPSQFNA; encoded by the coding sequence ATGGACGCTCAACTTGTCTTTCTCTGTAGTGCCGCGCTCGTTGCCGGAGCCATCAATTCGGTAGCGGGAGGCGGCACTTTGCTTACTTTTCCCGCTCTCACCTGGATTCTCGGGCCTTCCGCAGCCAGCGCCGTGATTGCGAGTGCCACAAGCACGGTTGCACTATTCCCAGGTTCGCTTGCCGCGACCTGGGGATATCGTCGCGAAATCGCCAGCCAGCGCCGCTGGATCATGCCTTTGATGGTCCCTTCGCTGGTGGGGGGATCGCTCGGCACGTGGCTGGTGGTAAGCCAGAAGGATGCGATCTTTCAGGAAATGGTCCCTTGGTTGATTCTGCTGGCCTCGGCGTTGTTCCTGCTTCAGCCCACCATCAGCCGCTGGACGGGGATCGGTGGTCATCACGTAATGCCGACCACGACCACCATGGCGTGCATCATCGCCTTTCAGAGTCTGATCGCACTCTACGGCGGTTATTTCGGAGCGGGGATTGGCATTCTGATGCTCAGTTCGCTGGCTCTCATAGGAATCAGCGACATTCATCACATGAATGCGCTGAAAAGTCTGCTCGCGTCTGCCATCAATGGAACGTCCGTGGCCGTGTTTGTCTATAACGGCAAGGTCGACTGGTCGTACGCCGTCCCGATGATTTTTGCGGGGATCGCGGGGGGCTTCATTGGTGCGAGTATCGCGCGTAAGCTCGACCAGAACGCAGTCCGGTGGGTTGTCGTTTGTATCGGGTTCGGATTAGCCACTTACTACTTCACTCGTGTGTATCTCCCTTCTCAGTTCAATGCGTGA